A stretch of the Streptomyces sp. NBC_01428 genome encodes the following:
- a CDS encoding catalase — MTDTTPKPTTTDAGIPVESDEHSLTVGPGGPILLQDSYLIEQMAQFNRERIPERQPHAKGSGAFGRFEVTADVSAYTKAAVFQPGTTTELVTRFSTVAGERGSPDTWRDPRGFAVKFYTSEGNYDMVGNNTPVFFVKDPMKFQHFIRSQKRRADNNLRDHDMQWDFWTLSPESAHQVTWLMGDRGIPRSWRHMNGYTSHTYMWINAQGERFWVKYHFKTDQGVETFTQHEGDQMAAADTDYHTRDLFEHIRDGEYPSWTLYVQVMPYEEAVDYRFNPFDLTKVWPHGDYPLIEVGRMTLDRNPTDNHAEIEQAAFQPNNLVPGIGPSPDRMLLARLFSYADAHRYRIGANYQQLPVNAPVNPVHTYSKDGAMAYRKTSDPVYAPNSKGGPAADTARFGTPPSWHADGDITRAAYVSHPEDDDWGQAGTMVREVLDDAARDRLVDNVVGHLLNGVSEPVLQRAFEYWSNIDKSIGERIQQGVRAKADEKDPKASEQGNPARRSMQHKA; from the coding sequence ATGACCGACACCACACCCAAACCGACCACCACCGACGCAGGCATCCCGGTGGAGAGCGACGAACACTCGCTCACCGTCGGCCCGGGCGGACCCATTCTGCTGCAGGACTCGTACCTCATCGAGCAGATGGCACAGTTCAATCGTGAGCGCATCCCCGAGCGTCAGCCGCACGCGAAGGGCAGCGGCGCGTTCGGTCGTTTCGAAGTCACCGCGGATGTGAGCGCCTACACCAAGGCGGCGGTCTTCCAGCCCGGCACCACCACCGAGCTCGTCACCCGGTTCTCCACCGTCGCCGGTGAGCGGGGAAGCCCGGACACCTGGCGCGACCCGCGCGGCTTCGCGGTGAAGTTCTACACCAGCGAGGGCAACTACGACATGGTGGGCAACAACACCCCCGTGTTCTTCGTGAAGGACCCGATGAAGTTCCAGCACTTCATCCGGTCGCAGAAGCGCCGCGCGGACAACAACCTGCGTGATCACGACATGCAGTGGGACTTCTGGACCCTCTCCCCCGAGTCCGCCCACCAGGTCACCTGGCTGATGGGCGACCGCGGCATCCCGCGCAGCTGGCGGCACATGAACGGCTACACGTCGCACACCTACATGTGGATCAACGCGCAGGGCGAGCGCTTCTGGGTGAAGTACCACTTCAAGACCGACCAGGGCGTCGAGACGTTCACCCAGCACGAGGGTGACCAGATGGCGGCGGCGGACACCGACTACCACACCCGGGATCTCTTCGAGCACATTCGTGACGGCGAGTATCCGAGCTGGACACTGTACGTGCAGGTCATGCCGTACGAGGAAGCGGTCGACTACCGCTTCAACCCCTTCGACCTGACCAAGGTGTGGCCGCACGGCGACTATCCCCTGATCGAGGTCGGGCGGATGACCCTGGACCGCAACCCCACGGACAACCACGCGGAGATCGAGCAGGCCGCGTTTCAGCCGAACAACCTCGTCCCGGGCATCGGTCCGAGCCCCGACCGCATGCTCCTGGCGCGCCTGTTCTCGTACGCGGACGCGCACCGCTACCGGATCGGAGCCAACTACCAGCAGCTGCCGGTCAACGCTCCCGTCAACCCGGTGCACACGTACTCCAAGGACGGGGCGATGGCGTACCGCAAGACCAGCGACCCGGTCTACGCGCCGAACTCGAAGGGTGGCCCTGCCGCCGACACCGCCCGGTTCGGCACTCCCCCGAGCTGGCACGCCGACGGGGACATCACCCGCGCCGCGTACGTCTCGCATCCCGAGGACGACGACTGGGGTCAGGCCGGCACCATGGTGCGCGAGGTCCTGGACGACGCGGCGAGGGACCGGCTCGTGGACAACGTGGTGGGCCACTTGCTCAACGGCGTCTCCGAGCCGGTGCTGCAGCGCGCGTTCGAGTACTGGTCGAACATCGACAAGTCGATCGGTGAGCGCATCCAGCAGGGGGTGCGTGCCAAGGCCGACGAGAAGGACCCCAAGGCCTCCGAGCAGGGCAATCCCGCACGTCGAAGCATGCAGCACAAGGCCTGA
- a CDS encoding DUF5937 family protein encodes MTLRIDISGLPPERLRFAASPLAELTAMLHVLAEPEHHPQRAGWAAEVWAGLRPEMAERLREAEFLWRSARADFLVPARPRQTLAEELDDVDGIDDETYVRAALVSSCGSNRGRYAMPSPLTDAAARERALDRAQARGATQEAFAERLLDDPATVRARVRYTLEQCAEAFFDAAWAGVAVQLANDLRLKNDLLKRQGIGPALASVSGAVSLAPDDDSIVVDKLQDAATTAHGGGVTFIPSVFGRPHLVAVYARGWQPVLQYPVAEQTPSEPVALETVTLRLEALAHPVRIRLLRTLARGPHTTGELADAWDLTSPEVSRHLAVLRRAGLLTARRHGRYVHHTLNLPDLTALGSDLLAAVLR; translated from the coding sequence ATGACGCTGAGGATCGACATCAGTGGCCTGCCTCCTGAGCGACTGCGCTTCGCGGCCTCCCCGCTGGCCGAGCTGACCGCGATGCTGCACGTGCTGGCCGAGCCCGAGCACCATCCGCAGCGAGCCGGCTGGGCCGCCGAGGTGTGGGCCGGGCTGCGGCCGGAAATGGCCGAGCGGTTGCGGGAGGCGGAGTTCCTCTGGCGTTCCGCACGAGCCGACTTCCTCGTCCCCGCCCGGCCCCGGCAGACGCTTGCCGAGGAGCTGGACGACGTGGACGGGATCGACGACGAGACGTATGTGAGGGCGGCGCTCGTCAGTTCCTGCGGCAGCAACCGGGGCCGCTACGCCATGCCGTCGCCGCTCACCGACGCCGCCGCGCGGGAGCGGGCCCTGGACCGTGCCCAGGCCCGCGGTGCGACACAAGAGGCCTTCGCCGAGCGGCTGCTCGACGACCCGGCCACCGTGCGGGCGCGGGTGCGGTACACCCTCGAACAGTGCGCTGAGGCGTTCTTCGACGCCGCATGGGCGGGCGTCGCCGTGCAGCTCGCCAACGACCTGCGTCTGAAGAACGACCTGCTGAAGCGCCAGGGCATCGGACCGGCACTCGCATCGGTCTCCGGCGCCGTCTCCCTGGCACCGGACGACGACAGCATCGTCGTGGACAAACTCCAGGACGCGGCGACCACGGCCCACGGCGGCGGCGTCACGTTCATCCCCAGTGTCTTCGGCCGCCCGCACCTGGTGGCGGTCTACGCCCGCGGATGGCAGCCGGTCCTGCAGTACCCGGTGGCCGAGCAGACTCCGTCCGAGCCTGTCGCACTGGAGACGGTGACACTGCGGTTGGAGGCACTCGCCCACCCCGTGCGGATACGACTCCTGCGCACCCTGGCCCGCGGCCCCCACACCACCGGCGAGCTCGCCGACGCCTGGGACCTCACGTCGCCCGAAGTCTCCCGCCACCTCGCCGTCCTGCGCCGCGCGGGCCTCCTCACCGCCCGGCGGCACGGCCGCTACGTCCACCACACCCTCAACCTGCCCGATCTGACGGCACTGGGCAGCGACCTGCTGGCGGCCGTTCTGCGCTGA
- a CDS encoding SRPBCC family protein, with translation MNSADRESRHLSVHVDRTADEVYAYAADPENLPAWALGLGGSIKRIDGQWVAESSPMGRVVVTFVPRNGLGVIDHHVTLPSGETVYNPVRVIGDGEGSEVVFTLRRQPQMSDADFERDAALVTGDLNRLRELMESAASAGAEPRTGS, from the coding sequence ATGAACAGCGCCGACAGAGAATCACGCCATCTCAGTGTCCATGTCGACCGCACGGCCGACGAGGTCTACGCCTACGCGGCGGACCCGGAGAACCTCCCCGCGTGGGCCCTCGGACTGGGTGGCTCCATCAAGAGGATCGATGGGCAGTGGGTCGCGGAATCCTCCCCGATGGGAAGGGTCGTGGTGACCTTCGTGCCGCGCAACGGGCTGGGTGTGATCGACCACCACGTCACGCTTCCCTCCGGGGAGACCGTCTACAACCCCGTCCGCGTGATCGGCGACGGCGAGGGAAGCGAGGTCGTGTTCACGCTTCGCCGGCAGCCGCAGATGAGTGACGCCGATTTCGAGCGTGACGCCGCCCTGGTCACGGGCGACCTGAACCGGCTCCGAGAACTGATGGAGTCCGCGGCGTCAGCCGGTGCGGAGCCTCGCACGGGGAGCTGA
- a CDS encoding IPT/TIG domain-containing protein, producing MPISPNQGPTSGGTTVTITGVNLASATAVHFGSRTATITANTPTSITVVDPAGCGVVDVNVTTAGGTSNSLSFFYVSPPIAVSLAPDSGPTAGGNTVTVNGYGLSTATAVSFGSNSATPTVVSDSQLSVVAPAGSSGGSVDVTVTTTGGTTAPLGYAYVDAPTLVSLTPTTGSASGGTSVTFSGTGLASTTAVTFGGTSASFAVLNSTTLVALAPPGAVGSVDVVVTTEGGGVTLTDGFTYVSGPGI from the coding sequence ATGCCCATCAGTCCCAACCAAGGCCCCACCAGCGGCGGAACAACCGTCACCATCACCGGCGTGAACCTGGCCAGTGCCACCGCCGTCCACTTCGGCTCCCGGACGGCCACGATCACCGCGAACACCCCGACGTCGATCACCGTGGTCGACCCCGCGGGTTGCGGCGTCGTCGACGTCAATGTGACGACCGCAGGGGGGACGAGCAACTCCCTCTCGTTCTTCTACGTCAGCCCGCCGATCGCGGTGTCCCTCGCCCCTGACTCCGGTCCGACCGCGGGCGGCAACACGGTCACCGTCAACGGCTACGGTCTCTCCACAGCCACCGCCGTGTCCTTCGGCTCCAACAGTGCGACACCGACGGTCGTCTCGGACAGTCAGCTGTCCGTGGTCGCTCCGGCCGGCAGCTCCGGTGGCTCCGTCGACGTCACGGTCACCACCACCGGGGGCACGACGGCACCGCTCGGCTACGCCTACGTCGACGCGCCGACGCTGGTCTCGCTCACCCCCACCACGGGGTCGGCGTCCGGCGGTACCTCGGTGACCTTCAGCGGGACAGGACTGGCATCCACCACGGCCGTCACGTTCGGCGGCACCAGCGCGTCGTTCGCCGTGCTGAACAGCACCACGCTGGTGGCCCTCGCGCCACCCGGCGCCGTGGGTTCCGTGGACGTCGTCGTCACCACCGAGGGCGGTGGCGTCACCCTCACCGACGGCTTCACCTACGTGTCCGGTCCCGGCATCTGA
- a CDS encoding IPT/TIG domain-containing protein has protein sequence MAPPVLTSVVPNSGPAAGTNPVTLNGSQFTGATAVTFGSAAALSYTVTSPSTITATVPPGTGTVNVTVRTPAGLSNTVAYTYAPAPSLTTIAPSQGPTSGGTSVVLTGTGLTGATAVTFGSTPATSYTVNSATQITAVAPSGTGAVAVTATTVGGTSGPVFFYYLNAPSLVSVSPTQGPTSGGTSVVLTGAGLTGATAVTFGSTPATSYTVNSATQITAVTPPGTGSVGCTVTGPGGTSNAVIYAYVGAPTLTALSPAQGPTDAGATVTLTGTGLTTTFAVRFGTAPAAFSVLSDTTATAIAPAGPAGSVAVSVTTSGGTSNSLAYQRVAPPAI, from the coding sequence GTGGCCCCTCCCGTCCTCACCTCGGTCGTACCCAACTCGGGTCCGGCGGCGGGCACCAACCCCGTGACCCTGAACGGAAGCCAGTTCACCGGCGCCACCGCCGTCACGTTCGGATCCGCCGCCGCCCTGTCGTACACGGTCACTTCCCCGTCGACGATCACGGCGACGGTCCCGCCCGGAACCGGCACGGTGAACGTCACCGTGCGCACACCCGCCGGCCTCAGCAACACGGTCGCCTACACCTACGCGCCCGCCCCCTCCCTCACGACGATCGCGCCGAGCCAGGGTCCGACGTCCGGCGGGACCAGCGTGGTCCTCACGGGCACCGGCCTCACCGGAGCCACCGCCGTCACCTTCGGCAGCACCCCCGCGACCTCCTACACCGTCAACTCCGCCACCCAGATCACCGCGGTCGCCCCGTCCGGCACCGGCGCGGTGGCGGTCACCGCGACCACGGTCGGCGGCACCTCGGGGCCGGTGTTCTTCTACTACCTCAACGCACCCTCGCTGGTGTCCGTCTCGCCCACCCAAGGCCCGACGTCCGGTGGCACCAGCGTGGTCCTCACCGGCGCCGGCCTCACCGGAGCCACCGCCGTCACCTTCGGCAGCACCCCCGCGACCTCCTACACCGTCAACTCCGCCACCCAGATCACCGCGGTCACCCCGCCCGGCACCGGCTCCGTCGGGTGCACCGTCACCGGTCCCGGCGGCACCAGCAACGCCGTCATCTACGCCTACGTGGGGGCGCCCACGCTCACCGCGCTCTCGCCCGCGCAGGGGCCGACGGACGCCGGCGCCACCGTGACCCTGACAGGAACAGGTCTGACCACGACCTTCGCGGTCCGCTTCGGCACCGCGCCGGCGGCCTTCTCCGTGCTGTCGGACACGACCGCGACCGCGATCGCACCGGCCGGTCCGGCGGGCTCGGTGGCGGTGAGCGTCACGACGTCGGGCGGCACCAGCAACTCGCTGGCCTACCAGCGCGTCGCGCCTCCCGCGATCTAG
- a CDS encoding Ig-like domain-containing protein has translation MVAVAAVATVLSLAPSAAAADPSSTTVQATPSSATAGQLVTLDATVTCSSDPSGGLGVSFFDGSDLLATAPVDADGHSSLTTGFTTTGTHTITAAYNGDDGCGASSDTTTVTVSQAPAPPADNPGCLLCGLIDVHYGDVHNEVNVNSNNGTRNHK, from the coding sequence ATGGTCGCCGTAGCGGCGGTGGCCACCGTGCTGTCGCTCGCCCCGTCGGCAGCCGCCGCCGATCCGTCGTCGACCACGGTCCAGGCCACGCCCTCCTCGGCGACGGCCGGGCAACTGGTGACCCTGGACGCGACGGTGACGTGCAGCTCCGACCCGAGCGGCGGCCTCGGCGTGTCGTTCTTCGACGGCTCGGACCTCCTCGCGACCGCCCCCGTGGACGCCGACGGGCACTCCTCGCTGACCACCGGTTTCACGACCACCGGCACCCACACCATCACCGCCGCCTACAACGGCGACGACGGTTGTGGCGCTTCGAGCGACACGACCACCGTCACCGTGTCCCAGGCCCCGGCGCCCCCGGCCGACAACCCGGGCTGCCTGCTGTGCGGGCTGATCGACGTCCACTACGGGGACGTCCACAACGAGGTCAACGTCAACAGCAACAACGGGACGCGCAACCACAAGTGA